Below is a genomic region from Mesorhizobium sp. NZP2298.
CTGAGCGATCCGCATTCTTCGTCTCGAGAAAGAAACGCGGTTCTACCAGGCGTCAACTTCCGAACTCTTTGGTTCGGTCCAGGGCACGCTCGACCTATGCGGTGGCGAAGCTCTACGCCTACTGGATCACCATGAACTACCGCGAGGTATACGAGTTCTATGGCATCCTGTTCAATCACGAAGGGCCGACGCGCGGCGAAACTTTCATCACGCGCAAGGTGACGCGTGCGGTGGCTCGATCATGGCCGGCAAACAGGACTGTCTCTATCTCGGAAAACTGGAAGCAAAGCGCGACTGGGGCTCGGCGCGCGCCTATGTCGAGTGCATGTGGCGCATCTTGCAGCATCAACCTGACGATTTCGTGCTGGCAACCGGCGAGACACACACGGTCCGCACCTTTGTCGGGGCTTGCCTTCAGGCGAGTCGAAAAGGAGATCGTGTGGGAGGGCGAAGGCGTTGACGAGGTGGGCCGTGAACGCATGAGTAATCAAGCGCTGATCCGGATCGACAAACGCTGTTTCGGGCCAATCGAGGTTGACCTGCTGATCGGCGATGCCTCCAAGGCAGCCGACAAAACTCGATTGAAAGCCGAAGACCACTTTCGATGAGTTCGTCTCGGAAATGGTCGAGGCTGACTGCCGCGCCTACGGGATCGTGTTAGCGTGACGTGAAAACACGATGACTTCGCGGGCATGTGCGTCTTGCCGTTTCAGGGACGTCGGCATTTCAGGCCCGCCGCGGTCAGCCGGCGTCAGTCAGGTCCTATCGTTTGGATCGGCAAATTCACACATCCTGCAAAGCAGAAAACCAGCCGCTCCATTCATGCGATCGACGATTTCGCAAAAAACTGGGCTTTTAAAGAGATCGTCATATTCGTCGCATAGAAGGTTGCCCAATACGTGACGCCGCTCAAAATCCATGGAGCAGAGAGTAACCTCGCCGTTTGGAAGGAGTACATTCCGATACTGCCGTTCGTCCACGCATATCAGCGCTCCGACGACTGGCTGCCGTGGTTCTACAATCTTAGGGTCTACGCTTCCACCCCTGCTGCTCACCGGTCGCGCGCGAACTAGGGCTTGGGCAGGGATAATGTCGGCGATATCGGGATGGGGCTCACCCAAAACCACGAATCGGATCGAAGGGATGTCGGCGTCGACGAGTTGACCAACCAAATCGCGATACTTGTCTCCGACAAGGCGGCTATTCATGTGGGCGCCATCATCAAAAACATGAACCACGAATACCCCCAACCGCAGCGCCTGCAAGCGTTGTAGATCCCGCCCCTTCATTCCCACAAGCGTCGTGAAAATCCTGATGCCGTGGCCTTTGGCGGAAGCGTGCTCGACCATTTCGGTGCAATCCGGATTGAGCCATGGCTCAGAATACCCGGCAAAACTAATGTCGACGGAGGCTGGTACGCGCGCCAGACAGCGCTTGAAATCTCCAAGACTAAGATGCTTCGTATCAGATACTTTTCTTTGCCGGTCAGCGAACTTGTCCTGCGGACAATATGAACATCCCACGATGCATCCTGTGGTCGTCGTTATCTCCAAAACTCTGCCGGCTGGGATAGCAGAGCGCAGTTCCGGTAAAATCATTCGTTGTGACTCCCACTCGTCTTGGTCATGCATAACGTCCAGCATGGTGTCTTTGGCTTCATGACACCGACGGTCAAGACAGTCCGAATGAGCCAGCCATCTCCGCCTGGGTTTCCTCAATCTGCCGAGCGGACTATCAACGAACTTTGGGCGCATCGGCGCGGCAGGGCGGCGCAACCGCAAAGTCGCGCGTCAGCCATTGCCAAAGGTGTAGCCGTGACCGTTGAGCGGGCGCGCCGCCGAGATGGCGCAGCAGACCATC
It encodes:
- a CDS encoding radical SAM/SPASM domain-containing protein; translation: MILPELRSAIPAGRVLEITTTTGCIVGCSYCPQDKFADRQRKVSDTKHLSLGDFKRCLARVPASVDISFAGYSEPWLNPDCTEMVEHASAKGHGIRIFTTLVGMKGRDLQRLQALRLGVFVVHVFDDGAHMNSRLVGDKYRDLVGQLVDADIPSIRFVVLGEPHPDIADIIPAQALVRARPVSSRGGSVDPKIVEPRQPVVGALICVDERQYRNVLLPNGEVTLCSMDFERRHVLGNLLCDEYDDLFKSPVFCEIVDRMNGAAGFLLCRMCEFADPNDRT